One window of Bactrocera tryoni isolate S06 chromosome 2, CSIRO_BtryS06_freeze2, whole genome shotgun sequence genomic DNA carries:
- the LOC120767721 gene encoding uncharacterized protein LOC120767721 isoform X2, producing the protein MSNQINGRPSATSVAVMALICAAAIGGVTADGADIGAAAQLDPALKNIKYIENKVIPDVKSLANERPRAEGVDAEKWQQVQRFMEDGMPVLELYGYKPKRDTQFTMIIPKIDVRTIEKPRLKEFMLEHLVPGKVYDNFADEDVYGNGNGHKIHLYKVEKSQNSLWLLNGYLVLYKIRLNDNLMAIAIDGYLGDRKSPYSKRNIQESNSRYNEPQRLEMRNTTTTHAKIEPILKESKSSPLMSFLNSMKSGTKVFQHFLSKSNLTQIMDDGSYTILIPSDNAFQRWHPIDWGFYPFSVHEFTESVLRNHFLPTQHPLRMAEVKSTDQMVVRTMGGENVVFRGHPSPTVNNVSIMSDYALVNGNQVFLISEVLFVSEAVVSKLHQMHKDKETPPLLAFPWFGAQFLSHSFLALERDPRFTQITRYLNNAEIAPHVSGANYTFFVPEDKAFERLGFDRLSDDVMASPRGIKMLLNHFVRGRLYDRDLRDNEVFETIGGGHIKITRNPGSNATSVNNAKITESEVFVYNLGTMFYIDDILYAHLLREYVSKPTKTRSDPNGSGGGGGQRNGDYIIGDQDDEFDDEIITPKALPVQIFELPQ; encoded by the exons atgAGCAATCAAATTAACGGGCGCCCGTCGGCGACGAGCGTCGCTGTTATGGCGCTGATCTGTGCAGCAGCGATTGGCGGCGTGACTGCCGATGGTGCCGACATCGGCGCTGCCGCACAATTGGATCCAGCATTGAAGAATATCAAATATATCGAGAACAAAGTTATACCAGATGTCAAGTCATTAGCCAATGAGCGTCCAAGAGCCGAGGGCGTCGACGCGGAAAAATGGCAGCAGGTGCAGCGTTTCATGGAGGACGGCATGCCCGTACTGGAGCTCTATGGTTACAAACCGAAAAGAG ACACTCAGTTCACCATGATTATACCCAAAATCGATGTACGTACCATCGAAAAGCCACGACTTAAAGAATTCATGCTGGAGCATTTAGTGCCTGGAAAAGTCTATGATAACTTTGCCGATGAAGATGTCTACGGCAATGGCAACGGTCATAAAATCCACTTATATAAAGTGGAAAAGTCACAAAATAGTTTGTGGTTACTAAATGGTTATCTCGTTTTGTACAAAATTCGCTTGAATGACAACTTAATGGCTATTGCAATCGATGGCTACCTTGGTGACCGGAAATCACCCTATTCCAAACGCAACATACAAGAATCGAATAG TCGTTACAATGAACCGCAACGTTTGGAGATGCGCAACACCACCACAACGCACGCCAAAATCGAGCCCATACTAAAGGAGTCCAAGTCCAGCCCACTGATGTCCTTCCTCAACAGCATGAAAAGTGGCACCAAAGTTTTTCAGCATTTCCTGTCCAAAAGCAATCTCACACAGATAATGGACGACGGTTCCTACACGATACTCATACCGTCCGACAATGCTTTTCAACGTTGGCATCCCATCGACTGGGGCTTCTATCCGTTCAGTGTGCATGAGTTCACCGAGAGTGTGTTGCGTAACCACTTCCTGCCCACACAACATCCGTTGCGCATGGCCGAAGTGAAGAGCACCGACCAGATGGTGGTGCGAACTATGGGCGGCGAGAATGTGGTCTTCCGCGGACATC CTAGTCCAACTGTGAACAATGTATCTATTATGTCGGACTATGCACTGGTAAATGGCAATCAAGTGTTCCTAATCTCCGAGGTTTTGTTTGTGTCAGAAGCTGTGGTCTCCAAATTACATCAG ATGCACAAGGACAAAGAGACACCACCACTTCTGGCCTTCCCATGGTTTGGCGCACAGTTTTTATCGCACTCATTTTTGGCATTGGAGCGCGACCCTAGATTTACTCAAATCACAAG ATACTTGAACAACGCCGAAATAGCGCCACATGTTTCTGGCGCCAATTACACCTTCTTCGTGCCCGAGGACAAAGCTTTTGAACGACTTGGTTTTGACAGACTATCTGACGATGTTATG GCCTCTCCACGTGGCATCAAGATGTTACTCAATCACTTTGTACGCGGACGTCTGTACGATCGTGATCTACGTGATAACGAGGTGTTCGAAACTATTGGTGGTGGCCACATCAAGATCACCCGCAATCCAGGAAGCAATGCAACTAGCGTCAATAACGCCAAGATCACCGAAAGCGAAGTGTTCGTCTATAATTTAGGCACAATGTTCTATATCGACGACATACTTTACGCACATTTGCTACGTGAATACGTCTCGAAGCCGACGAAAACGAGATCTGACCCCAACGGCAGTGGTGGCGGTGGTGGAC AACGAAATGGCGACTACATTATTGGTGATCAGGATGATGAGTTCGATGACGAGATTATAACGCCGAAGGCACTACCCGTccagatttttgaacttccacAATAG
- the LOC120767721 gene encoding uncharacterized protein LOC120767721 isoform X1 encodes MSNQINGRPSATSVAVMALICAAAIGGVTADGADIGAAAQLDPALKNIKYIENKVIPDVKSLANERPRAEGVDAEKWQQVQRFMEDGMPVLELYGYKPKRDTQFTMIIPKIDVRTIEKPRLKEFMLEHLVPGKVYDNFADEDVYGNGNGHKIHLYKVEKSQNSLWLLNGYLVLYKIRLNDNLMAIAIDGYLGDRKSPYSKRNIQESNSRYNEPQRLEMRNTTTTHAKIEPILKESKSSPLMSFLNSMKSGTKVFQHFLSKSNLTQIMDDGSYTILIPSDNAFQRWHPIDWGFYPFSVHEFTESVLRNHFLPTQHPLRMAEVKSTDQMVVRTMGGENVVFRGHPSPTVNNVSIMSDYALVNGNQVFLISEVLFVSEAVVSKLHQMHKDKETPPLLAFPWFGAQFLSHSFLALERDPRFTQITRYLNNAEIAPHVSGANYTFFVPEDKAFERLGFDRLSDDVMASPRGIKMLLNHFVRGRLYDRDLRDNEVFETIGGGHIKITRNPGSNATSVNNAKITESEVFVYNLGTMFYIDDILYAHLLREYVSKPTKTRSDPNGSGGGGGRKSTMLKAKCFYEIILLSIFFFPAERNGDYIIGDQDDEFDDEIITPKALPVQIFELPQ; translated from the exons atgAGCAATCAAATTAACGGGCGCCCGTCGGCGACGAGCGTCGCTGTTATGGCGCTGATCTGTGCAGCAGCGATTGGCGGCGTGACTGCCGATGGTGCCGACATCGGCGCTGCCGCACAATTGGATCCAGCATTGAAGAATATCAAATATATCGAGAACAAAGTTATACCAGATGTCAAGTCATTAGCCAATGAGCGTCCAAGAGCCGAGGGCGTCGACGCGGAAAAATGGCAGCAGGTGCAGCGTTTCATGGAGGACGGCATGCCCGTACTGGAGCTCTATGGTTACAAACCGAAAAGAG ACACTCAGTTCACCATGATTATACCCAAAATCGATGTACGTACCATCGAAAAGCCACGACTTAAAGAATTCATGCTGGAGCATTTAGTGCCTGGAAAAGTCTATGATAACTTTGCCGATGAAGATGTCTACGGCAATGGCAACGGTCATAAAATCCACTTATATAAAGTGGAAAAGTCACAAAATAGTTTGTGGTTACTAAATGGTTATCTCGTTTTGTACAAAATTCGCTTGAATGACAACTTAATGGCTATTGCAATCGATGGCTACCTTGGTGACCGGAAATCACCCTATTCCAAACGCAACATACAAGAATCGAATAG TCGTTACAATGAACCGCAACGTTTGGAGATGCGCAACACCACCACAACGCACGCCAAAATCGAGCCCATACTAAAGGAGTCCAAGTCCAGCCCACTGATGTCCTTCCTCAACAGCATGAAAAGTGGCACCAAAGTTTTTCAGCATTTCCTGTCCAAAAGCAATCTCACACAGATAATGGACGACGGTTCCTACACGATACTCATACCGTCCGACAATGCTTTTCAACGTTGGCATCCCATCGACTGGGGCTTCTATCCGTTCAGTGTGCATGAGTTCACCGAGAGTGTGTTGCGTAACCACTTCCTGCCCACACAACATCCGTTGCGCATGGCCGAAGTGAAGAGCACCGACCAGATGGTGGTGCGAACTATGGGCGGCGAGAATGTGGTCTTCCGCGGACATC CTAGTCCAACTGTGAACAATGTATCTATTATGTCGGACTATGCACTGGTAAATGGCAATCAAGTGTTCCTAATCTCCGAGGTTTTGTTTGTGTCAGAAGCTGTGGTCTCCAAATTACATCAG ATGCACAAGGACAAAGAGACACCACCACTTCTGGCCTTCCCATGGTTTGGCGCACAGTTTTTATCGCACTCATTTTTGGCATTGGAGCGCGACCCTAGATTTACTCAAATCACAAG ATACTTGAACAACGCCGAAATAGCGCCACATGTTTCTGGCGCCAATTACACCTTCTTCGTGCCCGAGGACAAAGCTTTTGAACGACTTGGTTTTGACAGACTATCTGACGATGTTATG GCCTCTCCACGTGGCATCAAGATGTTACTCAATCACTTTGTACGCGGACGTCTGTACGATCGTGATCTACGTGATAACGAGGTGTTCGAAACTATTGGTGGTGGCCACATCAAGATCACCCGCAATCCAGGAAGCAATGCAACTAGCGTCAATAACGCCAAGATCACCGAAAGCGAAGTGTTCGTCTATAATTTAGGCACAATGTTCTATATCGACGACATACTTTACGCACATTTGCTACGTGAATACGTCTCGAAGCCGACGAAAACGAGATCTGACCCCAACGGCAGTGGTGGCGGTGGTGGACGTAAGTCCACAATGTTAAAAGCGAAGTGTTTTTACGAGATTATACTtctttctattttcttttttccgGCAGAACGAAATGGCGACTACATTATTGGTGATCAGGATGATGAGTTCGATGACGAGATTATAACGCCGAAGGCACTACCCGTccagatttttgaacttccacAATAG
- the LOC120768291 gene encoding PITH domain-containing protein GA19395, which translates to MPHGHSHNHGQDCGHEATDVDHALEMGIEYSLFKKIDMDNLECLNEELEGSGKKVFKAYENRLNHADFVQSDADEELLFNIPFTGNIKLKGIIIVGANDNTHPNKVRLFKNRPKMTFDDARAKADQEFELTRDPRGEIEYSPKVVTFSSVHHLSLHFPSNFGDDATRIYYIGLRGEFSESHYHGVTICTYEARPNVSDHKNEAFDGVNRTIQ; encoded by the exons ATGCCGCACGGCCACTCACATAACCATGGACAGGATTGTGGTCATGAAGCCACTGATGTCGATCATGCCCTGGAAATGGGTATAGAGTATTCACtgttcaaaaaaattgatatgGACAATTTGGAGTGTCTGAACGAGGAACTCGAAGGAAGCGGAAAGAAAGTGTTCAAAGCTTATGAAAATCGATTGAATCATGCGGAT TTCGTGCAAAGTGATGCTGATGAAGAATTACTGTTCAACATACCATTTACCGGTAACATAAAGCTGAAAGGTATAATAATTGTGGGTGCTAATGACAATACACATCCGAACAAAGTAAGACT ttttaagaACCGGCCTAAAATGACATTTGATGATGCACGAGCCAAGGCTGACCAAGAATTTGAACTGACAAGAGATCCCCGAGGAGAAATAGAATATTCACCAAA GGTGGTCACATTCTCTTCGGTGCATCATTTATCATTGCATTTTCCTTCCAATTTCGGCGATGATGCGACACGTATTTACTATATTG GCCTACGTGGTGAGTTCAGCGAGTCACATTACCATGGCGTAACAATTTGCACCTATGAAGCACGTCCAAATGTAAGCGACCACAAAAATGAGGCCTTCGATGGAGTTAACCGCACAATACAGTGA